Part of the Carnobacterium pleistocenium FTR1 genome is shown below.
CGCTTTGGAAATTATATAGCCCATCTGAACCAATTTCATTGATTGAACGCATGGCTCCAGTAAGCACGATTGGAATCGATGTTTTAACGGTCAAATCTAGGAAATAAGCTGTTTCTTCCAATGTATCTGTCCCATGAGTGATCACAATGGCATCTGCTTCATGAGTAACGATTGCTTTTTCAATACGATTTTTTAACAGGAACATTTCTTTGGGTGTTATGTGTGGAGAAGGCAAGTGCAAAAAATTCTCTACAATCAGATGAGCTACGTTATCAAACAAATGACTGCGTTTGTTTAACGGATTTTCTGAATTAGGTGAAACTTTTCCAGTTGTTTGGTCCTCACTCATCGAAATAGTTCCACCGGTATGCAATACAAGAATAGTTTTCATTATAATTCCTCCAATACAAGAATAAAAATAAATAAGAAACGGGTTATTTTCATTTCGTTTAGTAGTATACCACGTTTTTATTGCATTCCAATACGCGACGAATGAAGTTGGAAATTAGTCGTTTTTTGACGGATTGCTGTTATTTATGTGTTTTTATTAAAATATCCTTTCAAAGGGCGGTATTTTTGTGAATATGCTGTTATACTAAAAGAAAATGAACAATTGGAAGAGGTTATTATGAATAAAAAGAAAACATTTGAAGAATTTGCTATCAGTGATGAAATTGTTACAGCGTTAACAAGTTTGCGTTACTTTCATCCCACTAAAGTTCAAGAAGAAGTCATTCCATTAGCACTAGAAGGAAAAGATGTTATTGTAGAATCGCAAACAGGAAGCGGAAAAACAGTTAGTTATGGAGTACCGCTATGTGAAATGGTCGATTGGGAAGAAAACAAACCTCAAGTACTAGTTTTAGTACCAACAAGAGAATTAGCCATTCAAGTAAAAGAAGACCTAATGAATATCGGTCGTCTTAAGAGAGTGAAAGCTACTGCAGTATATGGCAAAGCTTCATTTGATACTCAAAAATCTGAATTAAAACAAAAAAGTCATATCGTTGTAGGAACACCCGGTCGAGTTTTAGATCATTTGCAAAAAGGAACATTTAAAGTAGAAGAAATACAATGTTTAGTCTTGGATGAAGCGGATGAAATGTTAAATATGGGATTTGCAGATCAAGTAGAATCGATTATCACTTTTTTACCTACAGAACGTCAAACCCTACTTTTCTCAGCAACTATGCCTAAAGAAATTGAACGCATAGCAAGTTTTTACATGAAGGCAGATAAACAATCCGTCGTCATTGAGACAAATGAATTATCAAAACCAAAAATCATTCAATCAAGTGTTAAGGTAAAAGAAGACCAAAAAGAGCAACAATTGCTTGATCTATTAACGGTAGAAAATGCCGATTCGTGTATCATTTTTTGTAATACGCAAGAAGCCGTGAACAATTTATACACATTTTTAAATAAAGCTGGTTTACCAATTGATAAAATTCATGGTGGCATGGTTCAAGAAGATCGATTTTCTGTAATGGAAGATTTTAGACAAGGCAGATTCCGTTATTTAGTAGCTACAGATGTTGCTGCAAGGGGAATCGATATTGAAAATATTACACACGTAGTCAACTTTGACGTACCGGTAGAAAAAGAAAGTTTTGTGCACCGTACTGGTCGTACAGGAAGAGCCGGAAAAACAGGAATGGCCTTGACACTTGTTACACCTAGAGAAGAAAGATGGTGGAAAGAAGTCAAAGATTATGCTGGTCAAACAGTTATTGAAATTTCTTTGCCAACTACTCGTGTTGTTCAAAGTCACAAATCTGCTTTCGAGAAAAAATTGCAAGAACGTCCACCTTTGAAACAAGTTCGCTCAAAAGAACTGAATCGCGACATTACTAAAGTTTATTTTAATGGCGGGAAAAAGAAAAAAATGCGGGCAGTTGATTTTGTTGGAACCATTGCTAAAATTCCAGGCATCGATGCAGAGGACATTGGGATCATCACGATTCAAGAAAATGTCACTTACATTGATATTCTAAATGGAAAAGGTCCATTAGTGATTGATGAAATGCAAAGCCGCACGATTAAAGGTAAAACATTGAAAGTACGTAAAGCTAGAAAATAATCAAGCCCTTCACAAACCAATGGATATAGATACCTTCGAGCTAGTGTACTGAAAGTCAGTATTAAAGATCGAAGGTTTTTTTATATGGAAAAAAGGAACACTTATTAGACAGGCAGCACCTAGAAACCTTTTTAAAGAGTGTAAAATAATAAAGAAGGACAGTAGATTTTTTAATTTACTATAATTAACTGAGTGGAGGTATATAACATGTTGAAATCAGTTATATTAGACATTATTGCGAATATTTCAGTTCTTACTACAGCATCTTACATATTTGTTAAACTGATACCAAAGAAAAAGAGTTTCGAGCTGACTATAAAAGAGCTGCTACTAATGATTGGAATTGCCGGTTTGACAAGTTTTATGTTAATGCTTTTTGCAATTGATTTGCCCGATAAAGTACTGTTAGATTTGAGACACATTATTTTAATTTTGTGGATTTATTATTTTGGTAATAAATTCACACTTCCATTAGTACTACTAATGTCAATGCTTCGATTTTTAATTGGAGTTAATCATGTTTCGATTCGAACAGCAATCGTGTACCTCTTATTAGGCTTATTTTTGCCAATTATACGCAATAAACTAATCAAATATGTAAATAATGAGTACCGTGTCTTAGTAATTCTTAATGGCATTTGCGTATCCGTTGTTGCAGTGCATTTATATTTTTTATATTATGATTTATTGTTGATTATTTTTATTTATATTCCTTTTTTAATTCTTTCCAGCTTTGTAGTAAT
Proteins encoded:
- a CDS encoding DEAD/DEAH box helicase; translation: MNKKKTFEEFAISDEIVTALTSLRYFHPTKVQEEVIPLALEGKDVIVESQTGSGKTVSYGVPLCEMVDWEENKPQVLVLVPTRELAIQVKEDLMNIGRLKRVKATAVYGKASFDTQKSELKQKSHIVVGTPGRVLDHLQKGTFKVEEIQCLVLDEADEMLNMGFADQVESIITFLPTERQTLLFSATMPKEIERIASFYMKADKQSVVIETNELSKPKIIQSSVKVKEDQKEQQLLDLLTVENADSCIIFCNTQEAVNNLYTFLNKAGLPIDKIHGGMVQEDRFSVMEDFRQGRFRYLVATDVAARGIDIENITHVVNFDVPVEKESFVHRTGRTGRAGKTGMALTLVTPREERWWKEVKDYAGQTVIEISLPTTRVVQSHKSAFEKKLQERPPLKQVRSKELNRDITKVYFNGGKKKKMRAVDFVGTIAKIPGIDAEDIGIITIQENVTYIDILNGKGPLVIDEMQSRTIKGKTLKVRKARK